GGTGTACGATAGCGATCAGATTACAGCCAACGAGATGAAGGAGGCTGCCAAAAAGCTTGGCTATGAATTGCTATCGCCAACATCGAGGGAAGAAACTGCCGATCATAAGGAAAACGAAATTCAAAGGCAAACGAGAACATTTATTCTCTCAGCGGTGCTTACGTTCCCGCTTTTATGGACGATGGTGTCTCACTTTCAATTCACGTCATTTCTTTATGTTCCAATGTTCTTTATGAACCCTTGGGTGCAGCTGGCATTGGCTACACCTGTTCAATTTATTGTTGGTGCTCAGTTTTATAAAGGGGCATACAAAGCGCTGCGAAACAAAAGTGCCAATATGGACGTCCTTGTCGCTTTGGGAACAACGGTCGCCTTTTTCTATAGTCTGTTCTTAGTTTGGGAATGGAACCAAAGCGGCCTTGGTCACCACATGCCAGAACTCTACTTTGAGGCGGGCGCTGTTATCATAACATTAGTGTTACTTGGGAAATTATTCGAAGTGCGCGCAAAGGGGCGCACAGGTCAGGCCATTCAAAAGCTGCTTGGGCTTCAGGCGAAGACAGCCATGGTGATTCGAGAAGGTACAGAGCGAGAAGTGCCTATTGAAGATGTGTTGGTCGGTGACATCGTGATCGTGCGTCCCGGAGAGAGAATTCCGGTAGATGGCACGATTCAACAAGGGCGTTCTGCCGTTGATGAATCCATGATTACCGGCGAAAGCATTCCTGCCGATAAGGCCCAGGGTGATTCAGTGATCGGGTCGACTGTAAACATGAACGGGGTATTAAGAATTCAGGCAACAAAAGTAGGGCGAGATACGGCGTTATCTCAAATCGTCAGAATCGTTGAAGATGCCCAAGGGAGCAAGGCGGATATCCAAAGAATTGCGGACAAAGTGTCTGGTATCTTCGTCCCTGTTGTTGTTTTGATTGCGGCTGTGACGTTTATGATTTGGTTTTTCATCGTTGATCCTGGCAATGTCCGCGCAGCTGTTGTTCCACTTATCACGATTCTCGTAATTGCCTGTCCTTGCGCGCTTGGCCTTGCAACACCTACCTCTGTGATGGCGGGCTCTGGTCGTGCGGCAGAACTAGGCGTTCTGTTCAAAGGCGGGGAACATCTTGAAAATGCTCGAGCGATTCAAACAGTTGTCCTTGATAAAACGGGTACAGTGACAAAAGGCGAACCAGCATTGACCGACATCTTTTTGTTGCCAAATGCTGAAGAATCAAAGGTTCTTTCATATGTTGGTGCTGCCGAGAATAGCTCCGAGCACCCGCTGGCAGAGGCCATTGTTAAAGGCATTGAAGAGAAAGGAATTGCTTTTGAACCATTGGAGGACTTTGATGCCCTTCCTGGGTATGGCATACGCGCCGTTGTAAAAGGGACGGAGGTTCTTGTCGGAACGAGACAACTATTCGCCAAACACAACATATCGAGCGAACCCTTAGAGGAAAAAATGACCGCTCTTGAGGAGCAAGGGAAGACGGCAATGCTCATGGCCATTGATCAACAGCTTGCTGGTGTGGTGGCGGTTGCGGATACTGTGAAAGACACATCAAAAGCAGCAATTCAGCGCTTGCATAGCTTAGGGCTAGAGGTCATTCTGTTAACAGGTGATAATCAACGCACAGCAGAGGCGATTGGCAAGCAAGTGGGAATTGACCGTGTCATTGCCGAGGTCGTTCCTGAAGAAAAAGCGAATGTCATTAAAAGCATCCAAAGCGAAGGCAAAAAGGTAGCTATGGTTGGGGATGGAATTAATGATGCACCCGCCCTTGCCGTTGCGGATATTGGAATGGCAATGGGAACTGGAACCGATATTGCCATCGAAGCGGCCGATATTACGCTCATGCGTGGAAATCTTCATAGTGTTGCGGACAGCATTGAAATTAGCAGCAAAACCATACGAAACATTAAACAAAATCTCTTTTTTGCGTTCTTCTATAACACCGCATCCATTCCAGTTGCCGCATTAGGATTGCTTGCACCTTGGATCGCAGGAGCCGCCATGGCCTTCAGCTCTGTCTCCGTTGTGCTCAATGCCTTGCGACTGCAACGCTTAAAACTAACGAGAAACAGGAACTAGCACATGCTTTATAACGAATGGTAAATAGAATTGTAATCAGATAAAATAATAATGGATAAATACCCCACACAAAACAAAGAAAAGAAACACCAATAAGGAGGCGAAGACGATTGGCAGAAACGCATAAAAAAACCGTGCAACCGAACAAACAAGCCTTGCTTAATCGCTTAAAACGCGTGGAAGGTCAGGTGAGAGGACTACACAGAATGATCGATGAGGATAAGTATTGTGTAGACATTTTGCACCAGATTTCAGCCGTTGAATCTGCCTTAAAAAATGTTAGCCTCGTTTTAATGGAGGACCACGCCAAGCATTGCATGGTCAAAGCGATACAAAACGGAAACCAAGAAGAAACGATTGAAGAATTGATGGACATTATTAAACGAATGAAATAAGAAGCAGTCGCAGTTTTTGCTTAAAGAAGCACGGAAGACTGGTGCTGAATTGGCGCGCTTTAATGTATGAAGTATACAAAGGAGTGATCCTGTCCTATGGTGACAACGTCCAGTTATCTAAAGCATATCGATTTTCATCGTCGTTCCTACCCTCATCCAAATGAATATCCCTTCAACCTACCGTCACTGAAGGATTTGGATCAATTAAAACTGCATCCTGCCGTCACGTTCATCATTGGTGAGAATGGCATGGGCAAATCCACCTTAATTGAAGCGATCGCGATTGCTTGGGGATTCAATCCAGAAGGAGGAACGAAAAATTTCTCTTTCGCAAGCCGCGAGACCCATTCAGAGCTGCATCGCTATATTCGTCTCGTCAAAACGCCTTATCGTCCAAAAGATGGCTTCTTTTTCAGGGCAGAAAGCTACTATAACGTCGCCTCACAAATTGATAAGCTCGATTCTGAGTTTTCCTATAGCCCACCGATTCGTCATTCATACGGTGGCAAATCGCTTCATGAGCAGTCGCATGGCGAGTCCTTTTTCGCCACCTTCATGAACCGTTTAGGTGGAGATGGTCTGTATATTATGGACGAGCCTGAAGCTGCTTTATCCCCTTTACGTCAGATGGCCATGCTCGCTCGCATTCATGAGTTGGTGGTCGAAAAGCGCTCACAGTTTATCATTTCTACCCATTCTCCTATTCTCATGGCCTATCCAAACGCAACATTGTATTGGCTGACAAGGGACGGCTTAGAGGTCAGAAAGTGGCAGGAAACGGACCACTATAACATTATGAAGCAATTTGTGAACCGTCCAGACATGATGATGAATGAGCTATTCAACGAAAAGCCGTAGTCTTGTTGTAACAAGCAGGTGCTCGGTTTAGGCAAGATATATTTTCCCCTGTTGATAACGCATCGTCGGTGGGGGATCAGTTTTAGGTTGATTTATAGAAACCGCTTTCGAAAACAGTTTATTTTCTCGAGTGGTTGTGAGAGAATAATAAATATTGTAAGCGCTTCATATCATTGGTTATCCATTTTAGCTGGCCGCTTAGAAGGGGGAAAGCAATGAAAGCGTGGGTAGATAAGAGAAGTATCCGATCAAAGATGGTGCTTTCCTTTCTCGCTGTTGTCATAGTGCCCCTAGGTGCGATTGGGTGGTTGCTCACAGGTGAGCTTAGGCAAATGGCTCTTACGAGTGCGACTGAACAGATTACCCATAACGTGGATCGTGTCAAAAAGCGATTGAATGACGTGCTGATCATTCCCCAAAACATTTCATCACAGCTATTGTTTGACAGTCGTTTTTCGCACCTGGTCAACACAGATTACAGCACGACGTATGATGTGACGCTTGCCTATAGTCAATATCAAACGCTTGAGGCGTACCTACAAGTGTACAAACAAATCGGGAATATTCGTTTTTATATGGACAATTCATCGCTTTTAAACAATTGGCGCTTGTTTCGAGCAACGGAGGAGGTGCAATCCGCCCCATGGTATAAAACGGCCTTGGCGAAACAAGGAGTACCATCTTGGCTAAGCGTACGAGATGAAACCAATCAGAACCGTCCAGCTTTAAGTCTCGTCCAAATGCTTCCGTTTCCAAACTATCAGACGGCAGGCGTTCTCGTCATTCCGGTGAATAGCTCGCTCATCAATGATATTCTTTTGCAGGAGACGTTTGAAACAATGATTATCGATGAAAATAATGTCATTGTGGCAGCAAATAGAGAACACACAATTGGTTCCACTCCTGAAGAGCTAGGGATCCCAACAGGGGAAGAGGATTTAGTCAAAGCAGAGGTCAATGGCGTTGCTTCGCAGGTGAAGATCGAGAATGTGTCTGACAACAATAAGCCTAACGGGATGAAGATTGTTTCCGTTTTTTCTATTGAAAACATGACAAGGGATGCCAACCGCTTAAGCATGCTTGGCGTCGTTGTGACGCTTTTGGCCATGATTGCATCAGGTGTCGTTGTGTACCTATTGTCCGGCGTCTTACTTAAACGTTTAAAACGACTTCATCAGGAAATTGGCGTTGTCGCAGAAGGCCATTTAGAGAAAACAGTTCAGGTGGATGGAGAGGATGAAATCGGCGAACTATCAATGCAGTTTAACAAAATGCTGTCCCATGTGAGAGTGCTACTGCATGAGGTGAACTTGTCGAACGAACAAAGGCGGGCTCTTGAACTAAAACAACATGAGATGAAACTCAAGCTGCTTGCGAGTCAAATCAATCCACATTTTCTGTTTAATTCGTTAGAAACCATACGTATGAGGGCACATGTGCAAGGATCAAGAGATATTGCCAGCGTCGTGAAAGATTTAGGAAAGCTTTTAAGGCGTAGTCTCGATATGAGCGGGAAAGCAATTTTTGTAGAAGAAGAGCTACAGTTGGTTAGGAGTTATCTGCATATTCAGCATTTTCGTTATGGAAATCGACTCACCTTTTCGATTGAGATGGAGCCATCCTCGGCGAACTGCTCAATGCCGCCACTTGTCATTCAGCCTTTAGTAGAAAACGCCGTCATTCATGGTATTGAAAATAGTGCAGCTGGAGGTCACATAAGTATAAAAACAAAGACGATTCAACAAGGGTTATTCGTGTCCGTTATGGACAATGGTGTCGGCATGTCGCAGAAACGGCTGACCGATATTCAGCAGATGCTTTCCAATGACCATGATGGTGACCGGATTGGGTTGGCAAATGTGCATAGTCGTTTGCAAATGCTTTACGGAGGGGATGCCGGACTTCACATTAAGAGCGAGCCTGGTCAAGGAACAGAAGTCCACTTTTTCTTACCACTGATAAAGGAGGAAGGTAGATGCGAGGTGTCTTGATAGTTGATGATGAACCGGCGATCCAGACAGGACTACGCAGTCTCATTCAATGGGAAAGCTATGGATTTCAAGTAAAGGGGACTGCTCAAAATGCTGAAGAGGCGTATCAATTTCACGAAAAATCCCCGGTGTCCTTAATGATCGTTGATATGAAGATGCCTGGGATGAGTGGGATTGAACTCATTGAAACTATCCGTGAGACCGACAAACATGTCCGGTTTATCATTCTGAGTGGTCATGCAGAGTTTGATTTCGCGCGGCGTGCGCTTCAGTCACAGGTGGAGGGATACCTTTTAAAGCCCGTCGATGAAGATGAGCTGGAAACTCATTTAGCACGGTTGAGTCAGGGGATGGCAAAAGAAGCGGAACTCTCTCCGACCTTTGTGAAAGCATTACTTCTAAACTCTGAATCATTGCCAACAGTCCTTTCCATTGATCATCAACTCCTTGTCATTCATATGGAGAAAAATACGGTAGAGCCTTTTCAAGAGACGTTCAAGATCGTAGAAACCCTTTTTCGTGAACGCTCCGCATATACATGTGTGCCACTCAAAAAGGATCGTTTAATTGTTATTTTAGGAAAGCGCCAGGCTCCATGGAACCAAGAAATAAGAGGCTTGCGGTCAAAAGCGGCTGAAAGGCAGCGAGTTTTGACGATTGCAAGAAGTGAACCACTTTACCGAAGTGACGAGGTTCCGGTGGCCTTCGAATCTTTAAAGGAACAAATCGCAAAGCGTGTCTTCCTGGGGGCAGGATTAGCTGAAGTGGTCTCATTGGACGAGAGCCGATTCGATGTGTGGCTTCAGGAGAAAAATATAATTGAGGCACTGTATTATGCCATTGACATTAGAAAAACGTCTACGGTGTCTGCTTTAATTCAATCATTCGGTGATCAGCTACGCCTTGGTCATTACTCGGAGGTGTTTTGCAAACAGAAATCAGCCATACTTCTTTCTGAAGTGCTGGGGCGATTTTCTCCAGGGCAAATTGCTGGGCAGATTGCCGAACTCTATACAAAAAACACGCTGCAAGAAGTGATAGATTGCCTTCAACAGACGGCTCAAAATACGATGTCCATGTACGGCTCTGAAGGAGCAGAATGGGTCGTCAAGCAAATGGTAGACTGGATCCATGAAAATTATCATACGAGCATACGCCTTGAAACCTTTGGCTTAGCTCTAAATTACAACAGTGCTTACCTCGGAAAAGTGTTTAGGAAATCAACAGGTATCTCCTTCAGGTCCTACGTTGATCAAGTGAGAATGTCTCATGCGAAAACGCTTCTTGGAGAGGGGAAAAAGGTGTATGACGTCGCAAATATCGTGGGCTATTCAAGCGTTGATTATTTTCATCTGAAGTTTAAAAAACACATGAATATGTCTCCGACGGAGTACAAAAAACATACAGAGGATCAAGGATTCTAAGGCAATGTACAATTTCTATATGAAAAAAGATCCGACCTTTGGGGTACTGCTCCAACGGTTTTTTTTAGTACGATAGAAAAAATAAAGCGTTTTCATAAAAGAGAAAAGGGGGGAGCTGTTTGGGGACAAAAACAGGCACTCAAGTAGATGTAGTATCGATGCAAAAGAAAAAGCGGTTTTGGCGAAGGCTTTGGCAGCAACGTTTTCTATACGCGATGTCAGTGCCTTTCATCATCTGGGTGTTTGTGTTTAATTACCTTCCTATCTGGGGATGGACGATGGCATTTCAGGATTTCAAGCCTGGACTAAGCTTTTTTGAGCAAGAGTGGGTAGGATTTACACATTTCCAGGCATTGTTTTCAGATTCGTATTTTTATCTTGTGCTTCGAAATACGTTCATTATGGCTGTTATGGGGCTCGTCATCGGCTTTACAGTGCCTATTATATTTGCCTTGTTAATCAATGAAGTTCGACAGCAATTCTTTAAGCGCAGTGTGCAAACCATCGCGTATTTGCCTCACTTTGTGTCATGGGTTGTGGTCGCTGGCATCGTGATTCGTTCGTTGTCCGTTGAGGACGGCATTGTGAATACGATTCTGTTAAGTCTTCATATTATTGATGAACCGATACAGTTTATGACGAAGGGGCCGCTGTTTTGGTGGATTGTGACCTTTGCTGACCTTTGGAAGGAGATGGGCTGGAATTCCATTATTTTTTTAGCTGCTATGACGGGTGTTAATCAAGAGCTGTACGATGCAGCGAAAACGGATGGCGCAGGGCGAATTCGACAAATGTGGCATGTGACACTTCCAGGTATTCGTTCGGTCATTATTGTTCTTTTAATTCTGAGTGTTGGGAATTTGATGAGCATTGGTTTTGAAAAGCAGCTTCTTTTAGGAAATCCGATGGTCGCCGATTATTCAGAAGTGCTTGAGCTCTATGCATTGAATTATGGGATCGGCTTGTTCCGTTTCTCATACGGAACAGCTATTAGTATCTTCAATTCCGTGATTGCGATCGTGTTGCTGTTCTCTGCCAATTACTTCTTCAAAAAAATTAGTCAGGAAAGCGTGATGTAGCTTTATGGCAAAAAAATCAGCAATCAACCGATCGTCCTTTACAGAGAAGCTTTTTGATCTAATCATTAATATCCTGATGGTGATTGTCATCATTGCTACGCTGTACCCATTTCTTAATGTGTTGGCGATTTCGTTTAATGATTCTACTGACACCGTGCGTGGGGGGATCCACATTTGGCCACGGGAATTCACTTTAAAAAACTATGAAACGATCTTTGGATATGGGAACTTAACAACGGCGTTTATTAATTCAGTTTTACGAACGGTGATTGGGACAGTGATTGGCCTTATCGCTTGTACGATGCTAGCTTACGCGATCAGTCGCAAGGATTTTCAGGCCCGACGATTTATGTCTGTGTTTCTAGTGCTCACGTTGTTCTTTTCAGGAGGTTTGATTCCTGGCTATATGCTTATTCGTGACTTAGGAATGATCAATTCCTTTTGGGTCTATGTTCTTCCGGGGATGGTCAATGCGTTTTATGTATTTATGATTCGTTCGTTTATCGACAATTTGCCCATTTCACTTCAAGAATCTGCCAAAATTGATGGAGCCAATGATTTTACCATTTATTTAAAGGTCATCATCCCATTGTGTACACCGATTTTGGCGACGATGGCACTTTTTATTTCTGTCGGACAGTGGAATAGCTGGTTTGATACGTATATTTATAATGGGTCAAACGAGGCATTGACGACGTTGCAATATGAGCTAATGAAAATATTGCAAACGACACAGGTAACAGCAGGTGCTGATGCACAGCGTATGAATGAAGCCAACCGCCAAATGGTGTCTCCGGAATCTGTGAAAATGGCCATCTCAATGGTGACGATATTTCCTATATTGTGTGTGTATCCTTTCATGCAAAAATACTTCGTAAAAGGAATGACGATAGGTTCCATTAAAAGCTAGCTCCATTCATAAAATTTTAAAGGGGGAAGAATGGATGAAACGTTGGAAAATGGCAAGTGTGACGATGGGTCTCGTTTTGGCAGTTGCAGGGTGTAGTGGGGGTGGCGAAAATGTGAGTCAAGATCAGACAGAGGGACCGCAGGAAAGTACAACCGGTACAGATGCGGTTACGTTCAGCTACTTTCAAGCAGACCCTAATCCCAATTGGACGGATATGGAGGACCAGCTTGGAAAGGTTATAACGGAAGAAACTGGTGTGACGATCGATGCGGAGTATGGGATTGGGGATGACAAGGAAAAAATAGCGCTCATAGCGGCAAGTGGAGAGTACCCAGACTTAATTGCGCCGAAAGGCAATACCGTCTTAGTGGAAGCAGGGGCAATGGTGAACCTAGAGCCATTGATTCGCGAACACGCCCCAAATATTATGAAGATGCTTGATGGAGATCTAAGTCGCTTACGCTACAGCAATGATGATCAATCGATTTATTACATCCCAATCATCAATACTGTCGGGCATACGAGATTTGATGCAGGAGGAATGTTTAATCTTCAGCATGACGTTGTAAGAGACCTCGGCTTTCCTGAAATTCGAACGGTGAAAGATTATGAAAATGCGATTAGAGAATACAAAGAAAAGCATCCACAGATTGATGGGCAGGATACGATTGGGCTTTCTTTGTTAGCGGATGACTGGCGAATCATGATCTCAGTGACAAACCCTGCCTTCATCGCCACAGGAGCGCCAGACGATGGTGAATACTACATTGATCCGGAAACATACGAAGCAACCTTCCATTACAGACGCCCTGAAGAAAAAGAGTATTTCAGATGGTTAAACCATATGAACGATAGCGGCTTACTCGATCCAGAGAGCTTTGTCCAAACGTATGAACAATATTTGTCCAAAGTCTCTAGCGGTCGTGTGCTTGGCATCATTGATGCAGATTGGGATTATAGCCAAGCAGAAGATGCGTTGAAAGCGGCGGGGAAATTTGAGCGGACGTATGGTCACTATCCTGTGACGTTAACCGAGGAATACGTTGACAAACAGTTCCAACCGACGGGCTTCATGGGCGGCTGGGGAGTGGGTATTACCACAGCTTGTGCAGATCCCGTCAGAGCCATTAAGTTCCTTGATTACCTCGCTTCGGATGAAGGGCAAGTGTTAATCAATTGGGGGATCGAAGGCGAACATTATGAAGTGGTTGATGGTGTAAGAACAATTCCAGCAGACGTTCAAGAACGAAAAACGAATGATGCCACTGCGTTT
This genomic stretch from Aureibacillus halotolerans harbors:
- a CDS encoding heavy metal translocating P-type ATPase, producing MEAQKEVSLHIAGMTCAACANRIEKGLSKIDGVQKANVNFAIEKTQVSYDPERTNAQAFEDKIKKLGYSVVHDTQTFVISGMTCAACANRIEKRLSKMDGVFSTSVNFSLENVTMVYDSDQITANEMKEAAKKLGYELLSPTSREETADHKENEIQRQTRTFILSAVLTFPLLWTMVSHFQFTSFLYVPMFFMNPWVQLALATPVQFIVGAQFYKGAYKALRNKSANMDVLVALGTTVAFFYSLFLVWEWNQSGLGHHMPELYFEAGAVIITLVLLGKLFEVRAKGRTGQAIQKLLGLQAKTAMVIREGTEREVPIEDVLVGDIVIVRPGERIPVDGTIQQGRSAVDESMITGESIPADKAQGDSVIGSTVNMNGVLRIQATKVGRDTALSQIVRIVEDAQGSKADIQRIADKVSGIFVPVVVLIAAVTFMIWFFIVDPGNVRAAVVPLITILVIACPCALGLATPTSVMAGSGRAAELGVLFKGGEHLENARAIQTVVLDKTGTVTKGEPALTDIFLLPNAEESKVLSYVGAAENSSEHPLAEAIVKGIEEKGIAFEPLEDFDALPGYGIRAVVKGTEVLVGTRQLFAKHNISSEPLEEKMTALEEQGKTAMLMAIDQQLAGVVAVADTVKDTSKAAIQRLHSLGLEVILLTGDNQRTAEAIGKQVGIDRVIAEVVPEEKANVIKSIQSEGKKVAMVGDGINDAPALAVADIGMAMGTGTDIAIEAADITLMRGNLHSVADSIEISSKTIRNIKQNLFFAFFYNTASIPVAALGLLAPWIAGAAMAFSSVSVVLNALRLQRLKLTRNRN
- a CDS encoding metal-sensitive transcriptional regulator; translated protein: MAETHKKTVQPNKQALLNRLKRVEGQVRGLHRMIDEDKYCVDILHQISAVESALKNVSLVLMEDHAKHCMVKAIQNGNQEETIEELMDIIKRMK
- a CDS encoding AAA family ATPase; the protein is MVTTSSYLKHIDFHRRSYPHPNEYPFNLPSLKDLDQLKLHPAVTFIIGENGMGKSTLIEAIAIAWGFNPEGGTKNFSFASRETHSELHRYIRLVKTPYRPKDGFFFRAESYYNVASQIDKLDSEFSYSPPIRHSYGGKSLHEQSHGESFFATFMNRLGGDGLYIMDEPEAALSPLRQMAMLARIHELVVEKRSQFIISTHSPILMAYPNATLYWLTRDGLEVRKWQETDHYNIMKQFVNRPDMMMNELFNEKP
- a CDS encoding cache domain-containing sensor histidine kinase; its protein translation is MKAWVDKRSIRSKMVLSFLAVVIVPLGAIGWLLTGELRQMALTSATEQITHNVDRVKKRLNDVLIIPQNISSQLLFDSRFSHLVNTDYSTTYDVTLAYSQYQTLEAYLQVYKQIGNIRFYMDNSSLLNNWRLFRATEEVQSAPWYKTALAKQGVPSWLSVRDETNQNRPALSLVQMLPFPNYQTAGVLVIPVNSSLINDILLQETFETMIIDENNVIVAANREHTIGSTPEELGIPTGEEDLVKAEVNGVASQVKIENVSDNNKPNGMKIVSVFSIENMTRDANRLSMLGVVVTLLAMIASGVVVYLLSGVLLKRLKRLHQEIGVVAEGHLEKTVQVDGEDEIGELSMQFNKMLSHVRVLLHEVNLSNEQRRALELKQHEMKLKLLASQINPHFLFNSLETIRMRAHVQGSRDIASVVKDLGKLLRRSLDMSGKAIFVEEELQLVRSYLHIQHFRYGNRLTFSIEMEPSSANCSMPPLVIQPLVENAVIHGIENSAAGGHISIKTKTIQQGLFVSVMDNGVGMSQKRLTDIQQMLSNDHDGDRIGLANVHSRLQMLYGGDAGLHIKSEPGQGTEVHFFLPLIKEEGRCEVS
- a CDS encoding response regulator transcription factor; the encoded protein is MRGVLIVDDEPAIQTGLRSLIQWESYGFQVKGTAQNAEEAYQFHEKSPVSLMIVDMKMPGMSGIELIETIRETDKHVRFIILSGHAEFDFARRALQSQVEGYLLKPVDEDELETHLARLSQGMAKEAELSPTFVKALLLNSESLPTVLSIDHQLLVIHMEKNTVEPFQETFKIVETLFRERSAYTCVPLKKDRLIVILGKRQAPWNQEIRGLRSKAAERQRVLTIARSEPLYRSDEVPVAFESLKEQIAKRVFLGAGLAEVVSLDESRFDVWLQEKNIIEALYYAIDIRKTSTVSALIQSFGDQLRLGHYSEVFCKQKSAILLSEVLGRFSPGQIAGQIAELYTKNTLQEVIDCLQQTAQNTMSMYGSEGAEWVVKQMVDWIHENYHTSIRLETFGLALNYNSAYLGKVFRKSTGISFRSYVDQVRMSHAKTLLGEGKKVYDVANIVGYSSVDYFHLKFKKHMNMSPTEYKKHTEDQGF
- a CDS encoding ABC transporter permease; translation: MQKKKRFWRRLWQQRFLYAMSVPFIIWVFVFNYLPIWGWTMAFQDFKPGLSFFEQEWVGFTHFQALFSDSYFYLVLRNTFIMAVMGLVIGFTVPIIFALLINEVRQQFFKRSVQTIAYLPHFVSWVVVAGIVIRSLSVEDGIVNTILLSLHIIDEPIQFMTKGPLFWWIVTFADLWKEMGWNSIIFLAAMTGVNQELYDAAKTDGAGRIRQMWHVTLPGIRSVIIVLLILSVGNLMSIGFEKQLLLGNPMVADYSEVLELYALNYGIGLFRFSYGTAISIFNSVIAIVLLFSANYFFKKISQESVM
- a CDS encoding carbohydrate ABC transporter permease, which translates into the protein MAKKSAINRSSFTEKLFDLIINILMVIVIIATLYPFLNVLAISFNDSTDTVRGGIHIWPREFTLKNYETIFGYGNLTTAFINSVLRTVIGTVIGLIACTMLAYAISRKDFQARRFMSVFLVLTLFFSGGLIPGYMLIRDLGMINSFWVYVLPGMVNAFYVFMIRSFIDNLPISLQESAKIDGANDFTIYLKVIIPLCTPILATMALFISVGQWNSWFDTYIYNGSNEALTTLQYELMKILQTTQVTAGADAQRMNEANRQMVSPESVKMAISMVTIFPILCVYPFMQKYFVKGMTIGSIKS
- a CDS encoding ABC transporter substrate-binding protein, producing the protein MKRWKMASVTMGLVLAVAGCSGGGENVSQDQTEGPQESTTGTDAVTFSYFQADPNPNWTDMEDQLGKVITEETGVTIDAEYGIGDDKEKIALIAASGEYPDLIAPKGNTVLVEAGAMVNLEPLIREHAPNIMKMLDGDLSRLRYSNDDQSIYYIPIINTVGHTRFDAGGMFNLQHDVVRDLGFPEIRTVKDYENAIREYKEKHPQIDGQDTIGLSLLADDWRIMISVTNPAFIATGAPDDGEYYIDPETYEATFHYRRPEEKEYFRWLNHMNDSGLLDPESFVQTYEQYLSKVSSGRVLGIIDADWDYSQAEDALKAAGKFERTYGHYPVTLTEEYVDKQFQPTGFMGGWGVGITTACADPVRAIKFLDYLASDEGQVLINWGIEGEHYEVVDGVRTIPADVQERKTNDATAFIQETGIGNYSLSLRYGDGVKDDTGNYYTTNFPELITENYSDPAKEVLAAYGVDTWKGLFPSEEDLDVKPWGAAWDIPIPTGDELNVLFQRSQDIVRKRIPEIILADPSEFDQKWDAFMGDLDAMGIEKMEDMYTEHVKARVELWGN